A stretch of the Gossypium hirsutum isolate 1008001.06 chromosome D07, Gossypium_hirsutum_v2.1, whole genome shotgun sequence genome encodes the following:
- the LOC107955079 gene encoding protein CAF40: MVREAASPPSFPPIRNPCINLLQIYRLVRQLRSLEIGEQCLDLLSKVITSAYRPLVSNRLSERVVRRTCNAIGLFQTLASHPDTKMSFIRASMPEYLYAFLKTRSRERNYERLRFASLVVIGSLVEVDNPEVVDYLLATEMFPCCMEIGTTFSKTVATFIIYRILLNEKGLNYLLSMPERYLVVTHCLENMVEILDVEDEEYLPHLLKNIIGCYLRISENERIRADLSGYIPWLLVDYKYVNIIRGDPEAFGNLRRLIGFSEVAQAYKRIYR, encoded by the exons ATGGTTAGAGAGGCGGCGTCTCCACCCTCATTCCCACCCATCCGTAACCCCTGTATAAACCTCCTTCAGATCTACCGTTTGGTGCGACAGCTTCGATCATTGGAAATCGGAGAGCAGTGTCTTGATCTTCTTTCCAAG GTAATAACTTCCGCTTACCGTCCACTAGTATCCAATAGGCTTTCAGAAAGAGTTGTAAGACGAACTTGCAATGCTATAGGGCTTTTCCAG ACTCTAGCTTCTCACCCTGATACAAAGATGTCATTTATCAGAG CTTCTATGCCAGAGTATCTTTATGCCTTCTTGAAAACCAGGAGCAGAGAAAGGAACTATGAACGTCTACGGTTCGCCAGCTTAGTTGTGATTGGGTCCCTAGTAGAG GTTGACAATCCAGAAGTTGTTGATTACCTTCTTGCCACAGAAATGTTTCCTTGTTGCATGGAAATTGGCACAACATTTTCAAAAACA GTGGCCACATTTATAATTTACAGAATCTTACTAAATGAGAAAGGGCTCAACTACTTGCTCTCCATGCCGGAGCGATATCTCGTGGTAACCCATTGTTTGGAAAACATGGTTGAAATACTTGATGTAGAAGATGAAGAATATTTGCCACACTTGCTGAAAAACATCATTGGCTGTTATCTCAGGATCTCAGAAAATGAAAG GATACGAGCAGACTTGTCAGGCTACATTCCATGGTTGTTGGTAGATTacaaatatgttaatatcattcGT GGTGATCCAGAAGCCTTTGGTAACCTACGGAGATTGATTGGCTTTTCGGAAGTAGCACAGGCATACAAGAGAATCTACCGGTGA
- the LOC121219177 gene encoding cell differentiation protein rcd1: protein MVSGAVAPITSNPPVRVRYLIRGVASKETQEQSLDVLCKNGLAYDNLAVLLWNSFGTMSVLLKIITSAYGPLLSDGLTERAVTQVCNAIALFQVHSSTFIFFHFSFYMLRISKVSLPSF, encoded by the exons ATGGTTTCTGGTGCGGTTGCTCCAATCACATCCAACCCTCCTGTTAGAGTCAGATATTTGATTCGAGGAGTTGCTTCTAAAGAAACCCAAGAACAATCACTTGACGTGCTTTGCAAG AATGGACTGGCTTATGACAATTTGGCAGTGCTGTTATGGAATTCTTTTGGTACTATGAGTGTCCTTTTGAAG ATAATAACTTCAGCTTACGGTCCACTGTTATCCGACGGCCTTACTGAAAGAGCTGTAACACAAGTCTGCAATGCTATAGCCCTTTTCCAGGTCCACTCTTCTACTTTCAtcttctttcatttttccttttatatGTTAAGAATCTCAAAGGTGAGCTTGCCTTCGTTTTAA
- the LOC121219178 gene encoding uncharacterized protein, with protein MERSGSAGHSIENCTAFKKVVEGLIKLGVVKFGDSPNTESPLPNHDEEVNAIIENGGRRVKANVAEIRTPLEWVWKQMVKGGRIKQDSIERPEGASKFCEFYAEEGHNIQKCTEFRTMVQNLMDNKELEFYEEINGLKEGEVYAAEEGSMGKAQMANHPVVIISKPMSRESGIQIAPKVIIQRPVSFPYEDSKKVPWNYDCNVTIPGKESLVNALEEDEGFYTRSGKRYDLANARVESGKGKALAVELGKAKTDKIEPRVNQPVTENEAREFLKFLKHSEYSAVLNETYVAHDISVNKLDRLVNNISADNFIFFNDDEIPPGGRGATKALHITARCREYALAGVLIDNRSALNVLPLSALNRLPVDSSHMKSCQNIVRAFDGAVPSSLHQKLKLVTEGRLITIDAEEDIIASVTSDAPYLGTDDEAVECSFRSLEFVNATSVIEGGKIPMPSISRATRMGLQMTVGKGAMPGRGLGRCLQGRIEATVLKDKQDRFGLGFKPNAKQRRKDLEKRQERRKARVNGKEVDWEPMAFPHISKTFVSGGTMYSGLRTRRREITEEMLGNLNINALSKEKSKEGSTSGPKISMA; from the exons atggagagaagtggcagtGCAG gacactcgatagaaaattgtactgcttTCAAGAAGGTAGTGGAAGGACTTATCAAATTGGGCGTTGTCAAATTTGGTGACTCACCCAATACAGAAAGTCCGTTGCCCAATCATGATGAAGAGGTGAACGCGATAATTGAGAATGGAGGAAGGAGAGTCAAAGCCAATGTAGCAGAGATAAGGACCCCCCTTGAATGGGTTTGGAAACAAATGGTAAAAGGAGGACGCATCAAGCAAGATTCAATAGAAAGGCCTGAAGGAGCAAGTAAGTTTTGTGAGTTCTACGCAGAAGAAGGCCACAACATCCAAAAATGTACCGAATTCAGAACTATGGTGCAAAACTTAATGGATAACAAAGAGTTGGAGTTTTATGAAGAGATTAATGGACTAAAAGAAGGAGAAGTTTATGCTGCAGAAGAAGGATCCATGGGGAAAGCCCAAATGGCTAATCACCCAGTGGTAATTATTTCAAAACCAATGAGCAGAGAATCTGGAATTCAAATAGCGCCAAAGGTCATAATCCAAAGACCTGTATCATTTCCTTAcgaggatagcaaaaaggttccttggaattacgactgcaatgtgacAATTCCAGGGAAAGAGAGCTTGGTAAACGCTTTAGAAGAAGATGAAGGATTCTATACACGAAGTGGAAAACGCTATGATCTGGCAAACGCAAGAGTGGAATCTGGAAAAGGAAAAGCCTTAGCGGTTGAGTTGGGAAAAGCAAAAACAGACAAAATTGAACCACGTGTCAATCAGCCGGtaactgaaaatgaggctagagaatttctaaaattcttgaAACATAGCGAGTACAGCGCG gtgctaaatgaaacttatgtcgctCACGATATCTCAGTGAATAAGTTAGACCGCTTGGTTAACAATATCAGTGCCgacaatttcattttctttaatgatgatgaaataccgccggGGGGAAGAGGAGCCACCAAAGCATTACATATCACTGCTCGTTGCAGGGAGTATGCGTTAGCAGGAGTGCTAATTGATAATCGGTCAGCCTTGAATGTTTTACCCCTATCCGCCTTAAATAGGTTACCGGTGGATagctctcacatgaaatcatgccaaaatatagtgagagcatttgatg gagcggtaccttcatcattacaccAGAAGTTGAAATTGGTAACAGAAGGCCGGTTAATTACGATTGACGCTGAGGAAGATATCATTGCATCGGTAACCAGTGACGCACCATATTTGGGAACAGATGATGAGGCGGttgaatgttcctttcgatccttAGAGTTTGTAAATGCAACCTCTGTTATTGAGGGAGGGAAGATCCCGATGCCCAGCATATCTAGAGCCACGAGGATGGGACTACAAATGACAGTTGGGAAAGGAGCTATGCCCGGAAGAGGACTGGGAAGATGCCTTCAAGGAAGGATAGAGGCAACAGTGCTGAAAGACAAGCAAGACCGttttggtttaggatttaaacCAAATGCTAAGCAAAGAAGAAAAGATTTGGAGAAAAGACAAGAGAGGAGGAAGGCGCGTGTGAACGGGAAAGAAGTTGATTGGGAACCGATGGCTTTCCCCCACATATCCAAGACCTTTGTATCAGGAGGAACCATGTATTCTGGACTGAGGACTCGAAGAAGGGAGATCACAGAGGAAATGCTAGGAAACTTGAACATCAATGCCCTATCTAAAGAAAAATCTAAAGAAGGAAGTACATCAG GTCCCAAGATATCAATGGCATGA
- the LOC121219179 gene encoding uncharacterized protein, translated as MAEYEACIMGIRAAIERKIKVLEIYGDSALVIYQLKGEWETRDPKLVRYRKLVMELIEEFDSVTFSYLPRDENQMADALATLASMFKVNKLEDMKPIQISIYEAPAHCCNIDNEGEKDDHLWYHDILQYVKSREYPNHTTENDKKTLRRLAIDYVLDGDILYKRGKDQVLLRGVDAVEANEILEEVHEEKPVKQEAVVAC; from the exons atggctgagtatgaagcttgcattaTGGGCATCCGAGCAGCCATAGAGCGGAAAATTAAGGTTCTAGAGATATACGGGGACTCTGCATTAGTAAtttaccaactcaaaggggaatgggaaacaagagatcCCAAGTTAGTCCGCTATCGAAAATTGGTTATGGAATTGATTGAGGAATTTGATAGTGTCACCTTtagttatctcccacgagatgagaaccagatggctgatgctttGGCTACCTTGGCTTCTATGTTCAAAGTGAACAAGCTagaggatatgaagcctatccaGATCAGCATTTATGAGGCTCCAGCCCATTGTTGCAACATTGACAATGAAGGAGAAAAGGATGATCACCTCTGGTACCATGACATATTGCAATATGTGAAGAGTCGTGAGTACCCTAACCATACGACGGAAAATGATAAGAAGACATTGAGGAGATTAGCTATTGATTATGTCCTAGATGGGGATATcttgtataaaagaggaaaagatcaagtattGTTGAGAGGTGTGGACGCTGTCGAAGCCAATGAAATTTTGGAAGAGGTGCATGAAG aaaagccagtcaaGCAAGAAGCTGTCGTAGCATGttag